In Alteromonas mediterranea DE, a single genomic region encodes these proteins:
- a CDS encoding VOC family protein codes for MELGLFSLSLAVKDISKSKTFYEALGFEAMPSCGSIEDKWLMMKNGSTMIGLFEGMFEDNIMTFNPNDVRALQANLVEQGLALEVPVKGDSGPGHLIVKDPDGNAIMFDQF; via the coding sequence GTGGAATTAGGGCTTTTTTCGTTGAGTTTGGCCGTTAAGGATATCAGTAAATCGAAAACATTTTATGAAGCACTGGGTTTCGAAGCCATGCCCTCCTGTGGATCTATTGAAGATAAATGGTTAATGATGAAAAACGGGTCTACCATGATTGGCTTGTTTGAGGGGATGTTTGAAGACAACATCATGACTTTTAATCCCAATGACGTGAGAGCCCTTCAAGCTAACTTAGTGGAGCAGGGGCTAGCCCTAGAAGTTCCTGTAAAAGGTGATAGCGGCCCTGGGCATTTAATTGTCAAAGACCCAGACGGCAACGCTATCATGTTCGATCAGTTCTAG
- a CDS encoding DUF885 domain-containing protein, with the protein MKLFKTLLVSSAVAIALSSPLAVTYAHNHQGDNEMVAKAAHTEHEKLFALFAAADQRNIELNPIMAIFRGDMRYADRMGDFLTDSHALAGKTATQLNLSELKQIDRSKLSDTDKLAYDVFKYNQERSLKMSSDEIEALTEVRPVNHFSGFHTFYPTFASGKGAAPFKTVEDYENNLSRHKDYIAISDRAIGKFREGMESGVLETKLTIDRVIKQFDTQLAIPIKESQFWGPITMFPESFSDEEKARLSADYEKATQEIYDATTRMRDFLRDEYLPVARESIGLSDMKGGAKLYQLMVEGSTTLPMTPDELHKLGLKEVKRIKNDMLEIKDEVKFEGTLNEFFDYVRTDPKFKPESREALTQSYYDIGREVDEKIDQYFSLLPKSELEIKPYDPAIEQFSAGGSYQPGTPDGSRPGTFYFNAYDLPSRLTTGNVTLYLHEGAPGHHFQVSLAQENEALPSFMRFSFLPAFGEGWALYSETLGYEMGFFEDPWNRYGTLQDEQLRAMRLVVDTGIHAKGWTREQAIDFMLDNSGMTRTEVVAEVERYIAIPSQALSYKVGALKIQELRARAEKALGDDFDIREFHAQVLNTGGIPLAILEQKIDRWIASQKSA; encoded by the coding sequence ATGAAATTATTCAAAACGTTGCTAGTTAGCAGTGCAGTTGCAATTGCGTTAAGTTCACCGCTTGCGGTTACCTATGCGCACAATCATCAGGGTGATAATGAAATGGTCGCCAAAGCGGCGCACACTGAGCATGAGAAGCTCTTCGCCTTGTTTGCTGCCGCTGATCAGCGAAATATAGAGCTTAATCCGATTATGGCGATTTTCCGTGGTGATATGCGCTATGCCGACAGAATGGGTGACTTCTTGACAGACTCCCACGCATTAGCGGGAAAAACGGCTACACAGCTTAATTTGTCAGAACTTAAACAAATTGACCGCAGCAAGTTAAGCGATACTGATAAGCTTGCCTACGATGTATTTAAATACAACCAAGAGCGCTCGCTAAAGATGTCGTCAGACGAAATTGAAGCGCTTACAGAAGTACGTCCTGTGAACCACTTCAGTGGATTCCATACCTTTTACCCTACGTTTGCGAGCGGAAAGGGCGCTGCACCATTTAAAACGGTAGAAGATTACGAGAACAATTTATCTCGCCATAAGGATTACATCGCGATTTCTGACCGTGCTATTGGTAAGTTTCGCGAAGGGATGGAAAGTGGGGTGCTTGAAACTAAGCTAACTATCGACCGTGTGATAAAACAGTTTGATACTCAGCTGGCTATCCCTATCAAAGAGTCGCAGTTCTGGGGACCAATCACCATGTTTCCAGAGAGCTTTTCCGACGAGGAAAAAGCGCGTTTGAGCGCTGACTACGAGAAAGCGACGCAAGAGATTTACGATGCAACCACGCGTATGCGCGACTTTCTTCGGGATGAGTATTTGCCTGTTGCCCGTGAAAGTATTGGCCTTAGCGATATGAAAGGTGGTGCAAAGCTTTATCAATTGATGGTAGAAGGTTCAACGACACTGCCAATGACGCCTGATGAGCTTCACAAGCTGGGCTTAAAAGAAGTTAAGCGTATCAAAAATGACATGCTTGAGATTAAAGACGAGGTGAAATTTGAGGGCACGTTAAACGAGTTCTTCGACTATGTGCGCACCGATCCCAAGTTTAAGCCTGAAAGTCGTGAGGCGCTAACCCAGAGCTATTATGATATTGGTCGTGAAGTGGACGAAAAAATTGACCAATACTTTTCATTGCTGCCTAAGTCTGAGTTAGAAATAAAGCCCTACGACCCTGCTATTGAGCAATTTAGCGCGGGTGGCTCTTATCAGCCGGGCACCCCAGATGGTTCTCGCCCGGGAACCTTCTACTTTAACGCGTACGACTTGCCAAGCCGCTTAACAACGGGCAACGTTACCTTATACCTACACGAAGGCGCGCCAGGTCATCATTTCCAAGTGAGTCTTGCGCAAGAAAATGAAGCGCTACCGTCGTTCATGCGCTTTAGTTTCCTACCTGCGTTTGGCGAGGGGTGGGCGCTGTATTCTGAAACGCTAGGCTATGAAATGGGCTTCTTTGAAGACCCGTGGAACCGTTACGGCACGCTTCAAGACGAACAACTTCGCGCAATGCGTTTGGTAGTAGATACCGGTATTCATGCTAAAGGTTGGACCCGTGAACAAGCCATCGACTTCATGCTTGATAACTCAGGTATGACGCGTACGGAAGTGGTAGCAGAAGTAGAGCGTTATATCGCTATTCCTTCGCAAGCGCTGTCTTATAAAGTTGGCGCACTTAAGATTCAAGAGCTGCGCGCTCGTGCTGAAAAAGCCCTTGGCGATGATTTCGATATTCGTGAATTCCACGCCCAAGTGCTCAACACAGGCGGTATTCCACTGGCTATTTTAGAGCAGAAAATTGACCGATGGATCGCGAGTCAAAAAAGCGCGTAA
- a CDS encoding glutathione S-transferase family protein gives MYTLYGYPKTRSVRVAWALEEIGLPYEYKLIDLKQGQHLSDDYKAVSPSAKIPVLATPEGTLSESAAIVTYLAERHGMQEFIPEPGSFSRAKYEEMMLFLTSELEQPVWNLAKHTFALPESQRLEEMHGVSAWEFQRALRVFASMLGGNEFVCGNMFTMADVIAGHILAWAKGSKLAIDFQNISDYAQRVLSREAYERAWRGEMSHLPAQ, from the coding sequence ATGTATACACTTTACGGTTACCCTAAAACCCGCTCGGTTCGTGTAGCGTGGGCGCTGGAAGAAATTGGTTTACCTTACGAATACAAACTAATCGACTTGAAACAAGGTCAGCATTTGTCTGATGACTATAAAGCAGTAAGCCCATCGGCGAAAATACCGGTATTGGCAACCCCCGAGGGCACACTGTCTGAGTCAGCTGCCATTGTCACTTACTTGGCTGAGCGCCACGGTATGCAAGAATTTATTCCCGAGCCTGGCAGTTTCTCGCGGGCTAAGTACGAAGAGATGATGCTATTTCTCACCAGTGAGCTAGAACAGCCGGTTTGGAATTTAGCCAAGCACACGTTTGCTTTACCCGAATCGCAAAGATTGGAGGAAATGCACGGCGTTAGTGCGTGGGAGTTTCAGCGTGCGCTCAGGGTGTTTGCTTCTATGCTTGGCGGTAACGAATTTGTTTGCGGTAACATGTTTACTATGGCCGACGTTATTGCAGGGCATATTTTAGCGTGGGCTAAGGGCAGTAAGTTAGCAATCGACTTTCAAAATATAAGTGACTACGCACAACGTGTACTGTCACGAGAAGCCTATGAGCGTGCGTGGCGCGGCGAAATGTCGCACTTACCCGCTCAATAA
- the sodC gene encoding superoxide dismutase family protein: MKKRLLSTLAGSISLILSAGSLAGHHQHEGKEVVMNNLKTNQSMGTVKVSSYDDDGVVFTPNLSGLTPGIHGFHVHQNGDCSTAMKDGKKILGGAAGGHFDPEDTNKHRAPWSEKGHEGDLPVLYVDENGKATQPIFAPELELEDIEGRALMIHAGGDNYSDSPKKLGGGGERVACGLIGK, translated from the coding sequence ATGAAAAAACGTTTATTATCTACCCTAGCAGGGTCTATCTCACTGATTCTAAGTGCAGGCAGCTTAGCAGGTCATCACCAACACGAAGGAAAAGAGGTGGTGATGAATAACCTTAAAACCAACCAGAGCATGGGTACTGTAAAGGTAAGCAGTTACGACGATGATGGTGTGGTTTTTACGCCTAACCTTTCCGGTTTAACGCCGGGTATACACGGGTTTCATGTTCATCAAAATGGTGATTGCTCAACGGCTATGAAAGACGGTAAAAAAATACTTGGTGGTGCTGCCGGCGGACACTTCGACCCAGAAGATACCAATAAACACAGAGCTCCATGGTCTGAGAAAGGGCACGAAGGCGATCTTCCCGTGCTGTATGTTGATGAAAACGGAAAAGCCACGCAGCCTATTTTCGCCCCAGAGCTAGAGCTTGAAGATATTGAAGGTCGTGCACTTATGATTCACGCAGGCGGCGACAACTACTCAGACTCCCCTAAAAAACTAGGTGGTGGCGGCGAACGCGTTGCTTGTGGCCTAATCGGTAAATAG
- a CDS encoding OsmC family protein, which produces MSIVKSGSAAYKPLGKEGKGSISTETGALSNQPYGFNTRFEDGKGTNPEELIGAAHASCFTMALSFALSDAGYDDGELNTTAKISLDKSDDGFEITKSALTLDAEVEGITEDEFEKIAQEAKENCPVSQLLNANITLEYKLNNS; this is translated from the coding sequence ATGTCGATAGTCAAATCAGGTAGTGCAGCATACAAACCGCTGGGTAAAGAAGGAAAGGGCAGTATTTCCACGGAAACGGGCGCCTTATCTAATCAGCCCTATGGTTTTAATACACGTTTTGAAGATGGAAAAGGGACTAACCCCGAAGAATTGATTGGTGCCGCCCATGCGAGTTGTTTCACCATGGCGCTTTCTTTTGCATTATCCGATGCAGGGTATGATGACGGCGAATTAAATACCACAGCCAAAATAAGCCTAGACAAAAGCGATGACGGTTTTGAAATTACCAAGTCGGCGTTAACATTAGACGCTGAAGTTGAAGGTATCACAGAAGACGAGTTTGAGAAGATTGCTCAGGAAGCGAAAGAAAACTGCCCTGTGTCTCAATTACTTAATGCCAACATTACGTTGGAATATAAGCTAAATAATAGCTGA